The nucleotide window ACCGAATATGAAGTCACTGGAATTATAACGCACGGTAGGTGTGAACCGTGCAAATTATTTATTTCAGAAAAATAGATCTGATTCCGAAATCTAAGCGGAAACCTAATTTCTGACATTCGGAATACAGGTTTATATCTGTTCCGCCAAATTTGAGTTGAGACTTAGTAATGTCTTCTTAGGTCGATGACTTGGTTTTATGGTTGAACATATGCAAATTTTGAGAGATTAGCGTGCTTTGCAAAAATTATAAGTAATTCACGGTCAAAGAGCAGTGTATTTGAATTATGTAGTGTGTGATGACTTTGTTACAACATGTGATTGGGAAAGATGCAGAAAACATTGGTAATGGGAGCAAAACTGTGTTATGCCATGATATAGTGCAAAGAGAGAAATGTCAGATTAGGCTTCCTCTTGTTTGATCTTTTTTTGTACGTGGCcaattgttttagtttaatttctctttctctttatcATCCACATCCCCTTCCCTGTCCCAGTCCCAGTCCCCAAAAAATAGTATAATGGAAACTGCTCTTGGTCTAAGATCTCTCTGCATGTTGTCTACTGGTTCCATTTATTATGTACGATTTACATTCTAAAATTAATCAATACCTTATTTACTCATCTACTCTTTATCAATTATCTAATCATCATATTCTCTATCTTCAGGTTACTCTGTTTTCTGTCGTTGCTTGTCTTTGGCCTGTTTTAGCCAAGCCACTTGTCCTCATTAATTGTGCTGGAAACATTGTACCATGATATAGATCTTTGCAGTTCTCTGAAGTAAGTGTAAATTAGTATCTTTTGGATATTTGGATATCTTAATTAAGATAAGTCCAGCATGCTTCTATAACACCTTAAAGAATGTCATAGTACATCTATCTGTTGCTGCAAAGTCATACATTGTTGCATCCTTTTCTCAAGAGGATTGTAGTCATTGGCATTTTTTTGTGGGCAAGTGTATCATAATTGTTCCCATTGTTCATTCATCTAATAGATAAAAATAATCCATCGCATATATGAAATATTTCTTAGTGTTCCAGAAAGTGATCAAAAATTCTATTATATATCATTTCAAGGGCATTGATGAAATTACACAATCTAATTATGATTTGCAGAAAATTCATTATTTCTTAATTATTTGAAAATGATTCAGGAGCAGAAAATCTCAGGGGCGATGTGGCTAGGTGCTGGAATTCTTTTGTTTTACTTGAGGTTGAACATCAAGAGCATAGTGAGGAATTGTTATCCAACTGTGTGTATCCATTGCCACTGCCAATGTTTAAGTGCTGCTTCCTGATATTGTCTGGCTTTTCATTTTTCTGGTCCTTACCATTGCAGAAGACGGAGCGTGCTGATGATTGGCTTATCAAAGCAATGCTAAGGGCAGTATCCTCTTTGTTACTTGCATCGTATTAATTCGAATGGATATTAATGTGCTGCATTCAAAATTATGTCTAGTTTCATGGAAATATCATCTTAACATCCATGAAAGTCCTATGATCCTGGTGTCTTGGTGGTCCTGGAAAGTATTTTCAGTTTCAATCTCTCACTTCCTTGTAATTTCCTCCTGAAGGAATTCAAGGAAAGGGTTCTAATTTTACAGGTAGAATCTCAATTGTGAGACAACACTGGACGTGGGAATTTTTTGTTTATCGTTTCTTGTCAATGAATTGACTATTCATATATATTACCTGAATGAATTCCTGTTGGTTGGTAATGGGTTACTTGTAGGAAACAAAAGATCCAATCTCAGACTCTAAAGTCCAACCTTGCTCTGCTTAAAGAGCATTGTCAGGGGATCATAATCAAAGAGTTAGATGCTGATAAATGTGGAAATCTGTTTAAAGCTTCAGATATAGTTGTTTGATCTTAGATTTTGATCCGAGTTCTACACTGATCATATACATTTCTTATTTCTGATATTTCAGGCCGCTGTTCCCATGATGAGCAGCCAGAACCCAGAAGAAGTGAATTTAATCATTTGTGAATGGGTAATGGCAGCTGAAAGCAAAATTCTGGCTGAGAGATGATTGTAGTTCTGTTGGTGTCTCACAGGTTCTTGTATTTGTAAGACTCACTCTCTTTGCCACTATCGCTTCTCTTTCTTGATTTTTCATAGCTCCATGGgtgaaattggatattttcaCCCACCTACATCTACACACTGACACCTCAATGTTTCCTTGCATGCTAAGACCTGCACTCATATTTACACCCAAAACCTTACTACTCCTTTGAATATCAATCCTCCTCCCATACATGACCTTATTTCTCTCTTCCATAATTCACCTCACCTCAATAATTTCAGCCagccctttattttcttcaacGGACTCAACAATGTCTTTTCCTCTCTTTTAAGCTATCCATTTCTCTTCCCACAAATTGCCCTTGTGATGTGCTTTGCATTGTTGTTCTCATGGTTCTGCCAATATTTTGCTGCTTGGTCCGTTtgtatggttgatttccttaaATTTGCTTTGTTCCAAAATCCTGTTTTTGTGGCTCATGTGTTGTTTGTCTGCTTCACAGGTATCAGATCCTCTGTCTCCCAGGCTTTCAGGTTAATTCTGCATTCTTTTACCAAGTTTACTCTCACCCTTTTGGTCAAAGTTCattctgtgaaaaaaaaattaattttccctTTCATCCCCgtatttctgattttttttctcctattgtttaccctttttcttcctcttcatcaccttttttatttttctatttttctgccACTTTCGATCTCTATTTCCGGATCAGTCGgttttcatacatttttttAGCGGGTTCAAACAATGTTGATTTATCCACTTCATGTTGCTTTGTGATTTTTATCTTTCGACAGAACATAGCCTTCCTTGCTCTTTGCAACTAAAGTTCTTggtttgtttatcaaaaaaaaaaaagtattggccaaggaaaaataaaaaaataattgaaccaACTTGAAGCCATATGCACTTATGCTTGAATCTTGATAGTTAATTTCGATCACGATAAAAGGTAATTCCGATCACAATAAGCAAATGAACAAGGTTGGCCCGGTCGACCTGACTGACTATGCTTGTTAGTCGACTTAGAAAGCCCTTACAAGCTCGTTACCTTGCAGTCTCATATGGGTTGGGTCCAGTATGGTTAAGGTGTTAAAAATAAGGTGTTAAAAATAAGCAGGCCTATTCGAGTTAGGCCTCTAGGGTGCAAGTTTTGGGCCTATAGAACGCAAGACATAGGCCTTGTAAAACATTATGATTTAGTAATTACAAAAGTTGGCTTGCATCATTCGGCCCAAGAAATCAATGCTTAGGACCAACTCACTTGGGCCGGATTGACTGGGCTTAATTTGACACTTGGGCCCAATTCATTGGGTTTAGTTCGGCCCTTGAACCCGATTGAGTGGGCTTAATTCGGCCTATGGGCCCCAACTGTTGGGCTTAATTCCCCTTTGCCCGATTGGTTGGGATTAGTTCGGCACTTCGGCCCAATTGGTTGGCTTAATTTGGCCCTTGAGCCCGATTGACTGAATTAACTTAATTTGACGCTTGGGCCCAATTGATTGGGCTTACTTCCCCCCTTAGGCCCGACTGAGTAGGCTTAATTAATTTTGGCCCTTATCACGATTGGTTAGACTTTGTTCGGCCCTTGGGCCCAATTAATTGGGCATAGTTTGGCTATTGGGCCAGATTAATTGGGCTTCATTCGGCACCTGGGCCCAATTGATTGGCTTGGCTACTGGGCTAGATTGACTTGGGCTTAACTCGGCTCTTGGGCCCGATTTACTTGGGCGTAATTCGGCCCATTTAGGCCTTATCAGTTTTTGACCCAGCTACTTGGGTTGAATTCGGTTACTTGGCCCGATTTACTTGGGCCTCATTCAGTTTTGGGCCCAATTGACAAGGGCTTAATTAGTCGCTTTGCCCAGATTAACTTAGGTCTCATTCAGGTTTCGGTCCAATTGACTTGGGCTTAATTCGTCCCTTTGGCCCAACTAACTTAGGCCTCATTTAGTATTTTACCAATCTTAACCCAATTATCTTGTTTCTTAATTAAAACGCATATGAATTGAATAACAGTCTAGGCCCATATATCCTAGACACTGGGCTTATTTTACCCAGGCTTTCAATGgaaaacacaaaatagtgtgGTCCACAATAGTCAGGCAATGATTGCAGTGCCTGTAGACAGGCATTAAATCCATGCCCACTACGCAGGCAacctaaccaaaaaaaaatctttgttgATTCTCCGCCACCCAAGGAATACAAAATAAAGCATAAAATAACCTCAAACACAAAATTACCCAATTTGATGAACAATCAGCTCCGATTGCAAAATGATAACCTCAAGGGGGAAGCCAGGGATGTTAGAGAagtaattagtaattacctACAGAAGGTGACTTTTCCAACACTTGATCCCCCTAAAATATGTATTTGCAATTCTTGGAACTTGGAACCATTGAAAGAATTGAAAATACAAAGGAGAATAAATCCGCTCATATGATCATATCAGCAGCCCTTGGGAGTTTGGACTGCttataatttaaaaatttatcaaaaacaatgattaaattaaataaaatttattccaTGCTTATTTCAGGCATCAAACAAGCAATTAATGAGAAGTATTAATCTTACCTTCCAACTGCAGCTACTTCAAAGACATCAGCTCATTGATTTCCCCACGGCAGCTTTTCAAAAGGTTCTTGCCTATTCCAGTATCTTCAGTTCATCCAAATAATTAGTTATGTCAGGAATTATCCCTCCTTTGCAGTACCTCACAATCCCGTCCACCACTAGATCATTGAACAAATCAGTTGGTTCTTTGGCTCCTCCATGCATTAAAAAGTTTGTTCTAGCTTCTAAGCGCATTTTCCTACAGCTTTTGCCATATGTTCACAGCAAAGCATTTTGCATACAAGTAGCTTTAGTAACCTATAAATGTTGTGCAAAATCTCAACTTTCAAGATACTGCATTAATTCATAaatattgaaaatattaaattcGATAATTCAAACACATAACGGCCTCACTATAATCCGTCAAAAAATTACAGACATGCAAAGTTAAATATTAGTGACTTCTATTCTCTCATTCTACAGAAACCACCCATACAAGTATCAAGGTTTGGAACAGATAAATGTTAACTGGCCATTTGCAACAAGTTACTTACAAACTGCATCTACAGAATGTAAGCACCATATTATATCTAGCTAGCATGGGTTTTGTGAAAACACCATGGGACTCCTTGCATTGGCAAAGCGTAATTTGCTAACACAATTCATGAACTCAAGATGAAGTATTTTGGCTCATTGGTAGCTCATGGTTTGCCtggcactatttttttttttttcaaactacTTGACTGAATAGAAAAATATCCATGCTCTTTGGCATTCACGTGACCTAAAGCTAAAATTCTGTGCCCTCACCAAAACACAAGTGGTTACAAATTTCTTAAAAAGAGATGGGGGTGGTTATAAATTCTGAAAAACATAGGTAATTAGAAATGCTACTAGAGATCTATTCAAGTTGAAGTTCCTTGGTGCATGTTTTTGCCAATGGCATTGTCTTAATGAATCATGGATGATACCATATCAAGAGTTAGTTTGAAATTCAAAACGCGAACAAGCTTTAGAAATGGTAGGAGTGATGAGAATTTTACAACTGGGAATTTTAAAACAGGAAACAAATAACTAAAAATGGGAGTTTTAAATCTCTGGTAGATATTTTAGAAAGAAGGATTCAAGGACAATGTAACAAATAAGATTAACGCTAgtttgatgaaatgaagaaaTGAGAGTACTTCATTAAAGAATAAGATTAAAAATACCCTTCAAGCTAAAAGGATCCTACTGATTTGCTACAAGGCAAGTTAGGCAAGCAATAATGTGCAGCACTGAATATTCAGCTATAGAGAGACAACAAGCCTTAGGATGAGAGTAGTAGAAATGAGAATGTTCAGttgcttaccaaaaaaaaatagagaatgttcagttggatatttggaaaacggggataggataagaaatgagactATTTCTAT belongs to Tripterygium wilfordii isolate XIE 37 chromosome 2, ASM1340144v1, whole genome shotgun sequence and includes:
- the LOC120011546 gene encoding uncharacterized protein LOC120011546, translated to MWLGAGILLFYLRLNIKSIVRNCYPTKTERADDWLIKAMLRASYDPGVLVVLESIFSFNLSLPCNFLLKEFKERVLILQAAVPMMSSQNPEEVNLIICEWVMAAESKILAER